The genomic window TCGTAAATAATACGTTAGGTATAGACGATAAGCGATCTTATCCGGTGGTTCGTTCCTATACGATGGGGTTGAGTTTTAATTTTTAAAAAGGTGTTCGTATGAGAAAGCTTTCTATTTTATCCTATATATTTGCGGGTTTGATGTTATCGTCGTGCGATGGCTATCTGAAAGAGGACCCTCGTGATCAGCTTTATCCGGAGGATGCGTACGATACCCCTCAGAATGTCTATCTGAATACGGTTGCTTCCTTATATAATTATATCGGCGGTTATAGCGATAGCCAAGGATTGCAGGGAACGTACCGGGGTGTCTACGACTTGAATACCTTTACGACTGACGAGGCCATGCTCCCGACTCGTGGCGGCGACTGGTATGACGGCGGTTTCTGGCAAGGTCTCTTCTTGCATAAGTGGGGAACGAATAGTGACGCTATCCAAGCTACTTGGGAATATCTGTATAAAGTAATCGTATTAAGCAATCAATCTTTAGAGATATTAGGCGAGTTGCGGCAAAAAACGGATTATAACGATTTAGATCGGTATGAGGCGGAGGTTCGTGCTTTTCGTGCGATGTATTATTATTATTTAGTCGATATGTTTGGCCGTGTCCCTCTTATCGTTTCTTCTTCCATTCCGGTGAAAGACGTGCGGCAGAGTGACCGGAAAGAGGTCTTTGATTTTGTTGTAAAAGAATTACAAGAATCCCTTTTGTTATTGAGTACGGCGCATAGTAATTCGCCCGGCGATTATTATGGAAGAATTACGAGACCGGTTGTTTATTTCTTATTGGCGAAGTTGGCCTTAAACGCAGAAGTGTTTACGGATAACGACTGGACGGATGGTCTGCGTCCGAATGGACGGGAAATCTATTTTAGGGTAGGCGAGAGGAAGTTGAACGCTTGGCAAACGGTTGTGGCGTACTGTGATTCAATAACAGACTTAAACTATAGCTTATCTCTGAACTATGCGGATAATTTTTCTGTATTTAATGAATCGTCCGGAGAGAATATCTTCACGATTCCGATGGATAAGAACTTATATACGAACCAAATGCAATATCTTTTCCGCTCCCGTCACTATAATCATGCCAAAGCATATGGATTGGGGGGAGAGAACGGCTCTTGCGCTACGATAGAGGCCCTTCGGGTATTTGCGTATGGGACGGACTCGGTCGATACCCGATTTTATGAGAATTATTACGCCGATACGATGTTTGACCTCAATGGTGATACGATTCGGTTAGATAATGGGACTCCTTTGGTGTATTTACCTCTAGAGGTTAGGTTGGATTTGTCTAGGTTGCCTGCCGAGAAAACGGCGGGTGCCCGCATGAAGAAATACGAGATCGATAAGATGGGGACGAAAGATGGAAAGCTATCGGATAATGATATCGTATTATTCCGTTATGCGGATGTCTTGTTAATGAGATCGGAAGCGAAAGTTCGTAATGGAGAGAATGGGGATGAAGAGTTGAATGCCGTTCGTTTCCGTGTGGGAATGTTACCTCGTAAGGCGACATTAGAAAATATTTTGGCTGAGCGTCAACTGGAATTGGCTTGGGAAGGCTGGAGGAGGCAGGATTTGGTGCGTTTTGGAAAGTTTACCCGCCCTTATACGGATCGCCCTCAATTGCCCCATGAATCGAATGGCTATACCACTGTTTTCCCCATTCCCGATAAAGTCCGTTCCTTGAATCCGAACTTGACACAAAATCCGGGGTATTAACTTGAATTTTGGGTGAAAACTAATTCTTTGTTTTCACCCAAAGAGCATATCTTATTCTACATACAATACTAAACCTTTCAGATATTCCCCTTCCGGATGGTAGATATTCACCGGATGGTCTGCGGGTTGGGTTAATTGATGTAAGATTCGGACACTACGGCCGGATTGGGCGGCAGCGCTAAATACGGCTAAACGGAAATTCTCTTTACTAACTACTTGAGAACAAGAGAAAGTAAACAAGATTCCTCCCGGCTTGATCTTCTCGAAAGCGATCGCATTTAATTTGCGATACCCTTGTAAGGCATTACGTAGTACATTCTTATGTTTAGCGAACGCAGGAGGGTCCAATATGATTAAATCATAATTACTTCCCATTTTTTCCAAATACTTAAACGCATCTTCCGCATATGCCTCATGACGGGGATCTCCCGGGAAATTCAACTCGACATTCTTTTTCGTCAAAGAAATCGCTTTCGCCGAACTGTCTACGGAATGAACCACCTTAGCGCCTCCTCTCATCGCATAGAAAGAGAAACCGCCCGTATAACAGAACATATTCAATACGGAGCGATCCTTTGCGTAATGCTCCAACAAAGAGCGATTCTCCCGTTGATCCACGAAGAAACCTGTCTTTTGGCCTTTCTGCCAGTCTACACAGAATTTCAGTCCGTTTTCTATAGCGATATCTTCCACTTCGCCTCCGAATAAGTAACCATCTTCGCTACCTAAATTCGCTTTATAAGGTAAAGTCGCTTCAGATTTATAGTAGATGTT from Parabacteroides distasonis ATCC 8503 includes these protein-coding regions:
- a CDS encoding class I SAM-dependent rRNA methyltransferase, which encodes MKYCKVFLKPKKEESLLRFHPWVFSGAIQSVEGDPEEGDLVEVYGANQRFLAIGHYQIGSIAVRVLSFTPIPIDDAFWIERIRIAYELRKTLRLAGVENNNTFRLIHGEGDNLPGLVIDMYAHTAVMQAHSVGMHYARHQIAEALKAVLGDTLQNIYYKSEATLPYKANLGSEDGYLFGGEVEDIAIENGLKFCVDWQKGQKTGFFVDQRENRSLLEHYAKDRSVLNMFCYTGGFSFYAMRGGAKVVHSVDSSAKAISLTKKNVELNFPGDPRHEAYAEDAFKYLEKMGSNYDLIILDPPAFAKHKNVLRNALQGYRKLNAIAFEKIKPGGILFTFSCSQVVSKENFRLAVFSAAAQSGRSVRILHQLTQPADHPVNIYHPEGEYLKGLVLYVE
- a CDS encoding RagB/SusD family nutrient uptake outer membrane protein — protein: MRKLSILSYIFAGLMLSSCDGYLKEDPRDQLYPEDAYDTPQNVYLNTVASLYNYIGGYSDSQGLQGTYRGVYDLNTFTTDEAMLPTRGGDWYDGGFWQGLFLHKWGTNSDAIQATWEYLYKVIVLSNQSLEILGELRQKTDYNDLDRYEAEVRAFRAMYYYYLVDMFGRVPLIVSSSIPVKDVRQSDRKEVFDFVVKELQESLLLLSTAHSNSPGDYYGRITRPVVYFLLAKLALNAEVFTDNDWTDGLRPNGREIYFRVGERKLNAWQTVVAYCDSITDLNYSLSLNYADNFSVFNESSGENIFTIPMDKNLYTNQMQYLFRSRHYNHAKAYGLGGENGSCATIEALRVFAYGTDSVDTRFYENYYADTMFDLNGDTIRLDNGTPLVYLPLEVRLDLSRLPAEKTAGARMKKYEIDKMGTKDGKLSDNDIVLFRYADVLLMRSEAKVRNGENGDEELNAVRFRVGMLPRKATLENILAERQLELAWEGWRRQDLVRFGKFTRPYTDRPQLPHESNGYTTVFPIPDKVRSLNPNLTQNPGY